The proteins below come from a single Notolabrus celidotus isolate fNotCel1 unplaced genomic scaffold, fNotCel1.pri scaffold_149_arrow_ctg1, whole genome shotgun sequence genomic window:
- the lhfpl4b gene encoding LHFPL tetraspan subfamily member 3 protein — MSVSPALADLSRLYQTEFVRSARAVGVLWAVCTLCFAIIQVVVLVQPSWIGTSDTRHQGVGQAPPSGTLGLFEVCVESDWPVPDCRGGLSSLSPLPSFQSVAVLVGVSLWAVWTSVLCLCLFRFCSAATVYKICAWLQLTAGFCLALACLLFPDSWESPEMRALCGDSVGSFSPGNCSVHWAYILAILGILDAAILATLAFVLANRQDALLPPDAKDVTTGLLMSA; from the exons atgTCAGTGTCGCCCGCCCTCGCCGACCTCTCTCGGCTCTATCAGACGGAGTTCGTGCGGAGCGCCCGGGCGGTCGGCGTCCTCTGGGCCGTGTGCACGCTCTGCTTCGCCATCATCCAGGTGGTGGTCCTGGTGCAGCCGTCCTGGATTGGCACTTCAGACACCCGCCACCAGGGGGTTGGCCAAGCCCCGCCCAGCGGCACTCTGGGACTGTTTGAG gtgtgtgtAGAGTCGGACTGGCCGGTCCCTGATTGTCGTGGCGGTCTGTccagtctctctcctctgccgtccTTCCAGTCGGTGGCGGTGTTGGTGGGCGTGTCTCTGTGGGCGGTGTGGACGAGCgtcctgtgtctgtgtctcttcagGTTCTGCAGCGCCGCAACCGTCTACAAGATCTGTGCCTGGCTGCAGCTCACTGCAG gtttCTGTCTGGCGTTGGCCTGCCTCCTGTTCCCAGACTCGTGGGAGAGTCCTGAGATGAGGGCTCTGTGTGGAGACTCG GTGGGCAGCTTCTCTCCAGGGAACTGTTCTGTCCATTGGGCCTACATCCTGGCCATTCTGGGGATTCTGGACGCCGCCATCTTGGCCACGTTAGCCTTTGTCCTCGCTAACAGACAGGATGCTCTGCTGCCGCCGGACGCCAAGGACG tgaCCACAGGTCTGCTGATGTCAGCGTAG